In a genomic window of Magnolia sinica isolate HGM2019 chromosome 16, MsV1, whole genome shotgun sequence:
- the LOC131228570 gene encoding protein LONGIFOLIA 1-like — translation MSAKLIQALTDDHPDLQKQIGCMTGIFQLFDRHHIITGKRINGHSHKKISSGHSHLNNGNLGTDETACSPQAIVEKSLSKNQIENQRISVESSRASCSSSSCSSSFSSLDCNRTAQPEPPSFDRATLERSLRNPQKSKNSDVESRPNSAYAQPGRESLDLRDVVKDSIYREARGLSVRTSTREEPANHVLKHRDSPRPLQLSKSMDGGSYAHGINGKSRMPMDLNESLRVLAKLKEAPWNFNDVREPPRGSCETKDGSLFSVSKDAPRFSFDSRETCKSSAKLRELPRLSLDSRERSMSVTNVGSKSNSILKELRSNFDQKNSSSLSPQQESGTQKRPPSVVAKLMGLEAMPNSSSNGQGQIGWMKTCSDEDRDISYTEKNSNGYLRSSKMANESKQDRSSQSPRSSFKDPISPRRRSPDPVMKPISSTRFPIETAPWRQQDCGRSPQKTAVRSREAHTRPPTSQSVYSEIEKRLKELEFQQSDKDLRALKQILEAMQAKGLLETKKEDQDSHISVPKNYNNLNLIAIDHNPRSANRRNPPQINRPRSPSIKGSSPPRAFESPIVIMKPAKLINRSGIPASSVIPLDSLSGLRSFQRNDSVDSKRVSANTRTAKDTTPKANLRESGARVLGSIDKKTNGKIEENVSQKPQMRSVHASSRSQLPTKDNNGSSTRNSGSVSPRLLQKKFDSEKRSRPPIPPSDSGKPRRQQPIRQQPESGSPGGRQRPKPVHAQQNEDQMSEISSETRKSNQGDEISLRSDSNISLASQVDIEVTSADQSAEMNCVFFQQGNRSPSQKAVNTTVSSLKQKKSSPILGEDGMSAEFTTTAPEQPSPVSVLDASFYRDDLLPSPVKKISNAFKDDENRDSDDISGEDGWNMVGPDLSNGTKSNFSSEIDHKKLENIELLVQKLRRLNSAHDEATTDHIASLCEDANPDHRYISEILLASGLLLKDLSSGQTPIQLHPSGHPISPDLFYVLEQTKTSWLLKADPTCENTLRSKPNKEKLHRKLMFDAINEILVRKLALVGPQSEPWIRSDKLTVATPSGQRLLRELCSEIDQLQAADSLESSLDEDDDGLKSILREDVMCRGESWMDFHKEVPGVVLDVERSIFKDLVDEIVNGEASNLRARPTRRRRQLFAK, via the exons ATGTCCGCAAAGCTGATACAGGCGTTGACAGATGACCATCCAGATCTGCAGAAGCAGATTGGATGTATGACTGGGATCTTTCAGCTGTTTGATCGACATCATATCATCACCGGAAAGAGAATCAATGGCCACAGCCATAAGAAGATTTCTTCAG GCCATTCCCACTTGAATAACGGCAACCTTGGGACGGATGAGACTGCATGTTCCCCACAGGCCATCGTG GAGAAGAGCTTGAGCAAGAATCAGATTGAGAATCAAAGAATCTCGGTCGAGTCATCCAGAGCTTCTTGCTCATCTTCAtcttgttcttcatcattttcatctCTCGACTGTAATAGAACAGCTCAACCGGAACCCCCTTCATTTGATCGGGCCACTCTAGAGCGGTCCTTGAGGAATCCGCAGAAGTCGAAGAATTCAGATGTCGAAAGCAGACCGAATAGTGCTTATGCTCAGCCTGGGAGGGAATCCCTTGATTTGCGAGATGTTGTCAAGGACTCGATCTATAGAGAAGCTCGTGGGCTATCGGTTAGAACCTCCACCAGAGAAGAACCTGCGAATCATGTTCTGAAGCACAGAGACTCACCAAGGCCTTTACAGCTGTCCAAATCAATGGATGGAGGATCGTACGCACATGGAATCAATGGAAAATCGAGGATGCCTATGGATCTAAACGAATCGCTCCGGGTTCTTGCGAAACTTAAGGAGGCGCCATGGAATTTCAATGATGTGAGAGAGCCGCCGAGAGGGTCGTGCGAAACAAAAGATGGGTCTTTGTTTTCAGTATCAAAGGATGCTCCTCGGTTCTCTTTTGACTCGAGAGAAACTTGTAAATCCAGCGCGAAGCTCAGAGAGCTTCCGAGACTGTCGTTGGATAGCAGAGAGCGTTCCATGAGTGTTACTAACGTTGGTTCGAAATCAAACTCAATCCTGAAGGAATTGCGGAGTAATTTCGACCAAAAGAATTCTAGTTCACTGAGTCCGCAGCAAGAGTCAGGAACTCAGAAGCGGCCGCCAAGCGTTGTGGCGAAACTGATGGGCTTGGAAGCAATGCCCAATTCAAGCTCTAACGGTCAGGgacaaataggttggatgaaaaccTGCTCTGACGAAGATCGTGATATTTCTTACACCGAGAAAAACAGCAACGGCTACTTGAGATCATCGAAAATGGCTAATGAAAGCAAACAAGATCGAAGTTCACAATCCCCAAGGAGCTCCTTCAAGGACCCCATTTCACCACGCAGGAGAAGTCCTGATCCAGTAATGAAACCCATTTCTAGTACAAGATTTCCGATCGAAACTGCTCCATGGAGGCAGCAGGATTGTGGCCGGAGCCCGCAGAAAACAGCAGTTAGAAGCCGTGAAGCCCACACAAGGCCACCCACTTCCCAATCTGTGTACAGTGAGATAGAGAAAAGGCTGAAAGAGCTTGAATTTCAGCAGTCCGATAAGGATCTCAGAGCACTTAAACAGATACTAGAAGCAATGCAGGCCAAGGGGCTTTTAGAGACCAAGAAAGAAGACCAAGATTCCCACATTTCAGTTCCAAAGAATTACAATAACCTGAACCTGATTGCGATCGATCACAACCCAAGATCAGCAAACAGGCGGAACCCACCACAGATCAATCGACCTCGTTCTCCCTCAATCAAGGGGAGTAGTCCTCCGCGGGCTTTTGAGTCTCCAATAGTAATCATGAAACCAGCGAAGCTTATCAATAGATCTGGTATTCCTGCTTCCTCGGTTATTCCTTTGGACAGTTTGTCGGGTCTTCGTAGTTTTCAGAGGAACGATTCTGTTGACAGCAAAAGGGTGTCAGCCAACACCCGAACAGCTaaagacacaactcctaaagccaatCTAAGGGAGTCTGGTGCCCGGGTTCTCGGTTCCATTGATAAGAAAACCAATGGTAAGATAGAAGAAAATGTTTCACAGAAACCTCAGATGCGGTCGGTGCATGCTTCATCTAGGTCTCAGTTGCCAACGAAAGACAACAACGGAAGCTCGACAAGGAATTCTGGCTCTGTGAGCCCGAGACTGCTGCagaagaagtttgattcagagaaGAGATCTCGCCCTCCCATCCCACCATCAGATTCAGGCAAGCCTAGAAGGCAGCAACCCATCCGGCAGCAACCAGAATCAGGTTCTCCAGGTGGGCGACAGAGGCCGAAACCAGTCCATGCCCAACAGAACGAAGACCAGATGAGTGAGATCAGCAGCGAAACAAGAAAGAGTAATCAGGGGGATGAGATTTCCTTGAGATCAGATAGCAACATTAGCTTGGCATCACAGGTCGATATAGAAGTGACAAGCGCCGACCAGTCTGCAGAAATGAATTGCGTTTTCTTCCAGCAAGGCAACCGGAGTCCATCTCAGAAGGCTGTGAATACCACAGTTTCGAGCCTAAAACAAAAG AAATCATCGCCAATTTTGGGTGAAGATGGTATGTCAGCAGAATTCACAACGACCGCACCTGAACAGCCGAGTCCTGTCTCCGTTCTCGATGCTTCATTTTACAGAGATGATTTGCTACCTTCTCCTGTGAAGAAAATATCAAATGCCTTCAAAG ATGATGAGAATCGTGACTCGGACGACATCTCTGGTGAAGACGGCTGGAACATGGTGGGTCCTGACTTATCCAATGGCACAAAATCCAATTTCAGCTCTGAAATCGACCACAAGAAATTGGAGAACATTGAGCTCTTAGTTCAGAAGCTCAGGCGTCTGAACTCAGCCCACGACGAAGCCACCACAGATCACATTGCCTCACTGTGTGAAGATGCAAACCCAGATCACAGATACATCTCTGAAATATTACTGGCATCAGGTCTCCTACTTAAAGACCTCAGCTCTGGCCAGACGCCAATTCAGCTCCACCCATCAGGCCACCCCATCAGCCCCGACTTGTTCTATGTCCTCGAGCAAACAAAGACCAGCTGGCTCTTGAAGGcggaccccacctgcgaaaacaCCCTCCGGTCGAAACCCAACAAGGAGAAGCTCCACCGGAAGctcatgttcgatgccatcaacgaAATTCTAGTCCGGAAGCTGGCATTGGTGGGCCCCCAGTCCGAGCCATGGATCCGAAGCGATAAACTGACAGTGGCAACACCGAGCGGGCAGCGACTGCTTAGAGAGCTTTGTTCAGAGATTGATCAGCTCCAGGCTGCTGATAGTCTGGAGAGTAGTTTGGATGAAGACGATGATGGGCTGAAATCGATCTTAAGGGAGGATGTGATGTGCCGGGGGGAGAGCTGGATGGATTTCCATAAGGAGGTGCCAGGCGTGGTGTTGGACGTTGAACGGTCGATTTTCAAGGATTTGGTTGATGAGATTGTGAATGGTGAGGCATCTAACCTGCGGGCAAGGCCGACTCGGCGACGCAGGCAGCTGTTTGCTAAGTGA